Proteins encoded together in one Triticum dicoccoides isolate Atlit2015 ecotype Zavitan chromosome 7B, WEW_v2.0, whole genome shotgun sequence window:
- the LOC119337679 gene encoding 40S ribosomal protein S14-like, whose protein sequence is MSSKRKTREPKEENVTLGPAVREGEHVFGVAHIFASFNDTFIHVTDLSGRETLVRITGGMKVKADRDESSPYAAMLASQDVATRCKELGITALHIKLRATGGNKTKTPGPGAQSALRALARSGMKIGRIEDVTPVPTDSTRRKGGRRGRRL, encoded by the exons ATG TCGTCGAAGAGGAAGACCAGGGAGCCCAAGGAGGAGAATGTCACCCTTGGACCGGCTGTCCGTGAGGGAGAGCATGTCTTTGGCGTTGCTCACATCTTTGCATCCTTCAATGACACCTTCATC CATGTGACTGACTTGTCTGGGAGGGAAACCCTGGTGCGGATCACTG GTGGCATGAAGGTCAAGGCTGATCGTGATGAATCGTCACCCTATGCTGCTATGCTTGCATCTCAGGATGTTGCTACCCGTTGCAAG GAGCTTGGTATCACCGCACTGCACATTAAGCTCCGTGCCACTGGAGGCAACAAGACCAAGACACCTGGACCTGGAGCCCAGTCTGCTCTCAGGGCTCTTGCTCGTTCTGGGATGAAAATTGGGCGCATTG AGGACGTGACTCCAGTTCCCACTGACAGCACCCGCCGgaagggaggaaggaggggaaggagGCTGTAG